The proteins below are encoded in one region of Bosea sp. BIWAKO-01:
- a CDS encoding potassium transporter Kup, which produces MGHDQPTPPTGQVGDTRFGLEDGHGSSATGGHSTASYTALALGALGVVYGDIGTSPLYALRETIVTAAAVHSGGGSEAAAVPRDIVIGVLSLILWSLVIVVTLKYVVLLMRADNNGEGGILTLVALAQRALGRMRGGVVLFLGMAGAALFYGDAVITPAISVLSAVEGIKLVTPALDDYVVTIASVILVGLFMVQSHGTAKVATFFGPIMLVWFATLAGLGILHIADDVGVLAAINPYYGLRFFVDHPNVSLAVLGSVCLAVTGAEALYADMGHFGRGPIRGAWIYLVFPALVLNYLGQGALVLSDPTAIDNPFYKLAPEGFILPLVIMATVATIIASQAVITGAFSLTRQAIQLGLMPRLEIRHTSEHTSGQIYIPRINMLLLLVVLLLVWSFKTSSSLSHAYGIAVFGTMVVSSLLAFIVIEKSWGWSRPAAAALILPFLVIDVAFFTANLLKLFSGGYMPVLLAIALVVLMATWVRGTRILFDKTRKTDVPLLELVAMLSKSPPVRVKGMAVFLTSDPQTAPASLLHNLKHNKVLHDRNVILTVRSADTPRVADEERVRLSRITDDFWRVELVYGYMESPNVPKGLAMLRKQGFKFDIMSTSFFLSRRSIKASPQSGMPIWQDKLYITLTKSATDATSFFQIPTGRVVEVGTQVTV; this is translated from the coding sequence ATGGGGCATGACCAGCCGACTCCGCCGACCGGACAGGTTGGCGATACACGTTTCGGCCTTGAAGATGGGCACGGCTCTTCTGCGACAGGCGGGCATTCGACGGCAAGCTACACGGCTCTCGCACTTGGGGCGCTTGGCGTCGTCTATGGCGATATCGGTACGAGCCCGCTTTACGCTCTGCGCGAGACCATCGTCACAGCCGCGGCGGTGCATAGCGGCGGCGGGAGTGAAGCCGCGGCCGTGCCGCGTGACATCGTCATTGGCGTGCTTTCGCTGATCCTGTGGTCGCTCGTCATTGTCGTCACGCTGAAATATGTCGTGCTGCTGATGCGGGCCGACAATAACGGTGAAGGCGGCATCCTGACATTGGTGGCGCTAGCGCAGCGTGCGCTTGGCCGCATGCGGGGAGGAGTGGTGCTCTTCCTCGGCATGGCCGGCGCTGCACTGTTCTATGGCGATGCGGTGATTACACCGGCGATCTCGGTGCTCTCCGCGGTCGAAGGCATCAAGCTCGTGACGCCGGCTCTCGACGACTACGTCGTCACGATCGCGTCCGTGATCCTCGTCGGCCTGTTCATGGTGCAAAGCCATGGCACCGCCAAGGTGGCGACCTTCTTCGGGCCGATCATGCTGGTCTGGTTCGCGACCCTCGCGGGGCTCGGCATTCTCCACATCGCGGACGATGTCGGCGTACTCGCAGCGATCAATCCCTATTATGGCCTGCGCTTCTTCGTCGACCATCCCAACGTGTCGCTGGCCGTGCTCGGCTCGGTCTGCCTGGCTGTGACGGGCGCAGAAGCGCTCTATGCCGATATGGGCCATTTCGGGCGTGGACCGATCCGCGGCGCCTGGATCTACCTCGTCTTCCCGGCCCTCGTGCTGAATTATCTCGGCCAGGGCGCGCTGGTTCTGTCCGACCCGACCGCGATCGACAACCCGTTCTACAAGCTGGCCCCGGAAGGCTTCATCCTGCCGCTCGTGATCATGGCGACGGTTGCGACGATCATTGCCAGCCAGGCCGTGATTACCGGAGCCTTCTCGCTGACCCGCCAGGCAATCCAGCTCGGCCTGATGCCGCGCCTGGAAATCCGCCATACCTCCGAGCACACCTCCGGGCAGATCTATATTCCGCGCATCAACATGCTGCTGCTGCTCGTGGTGCTGCTGCTGGTCTGGAGCTTCAAGACGTCGTCGAGCCTCTCGCATGCCTATGGCATCGCGGTGTTCGGCACGATGGTCGTCAGTTCGCTGCTCGCCTTCATCGTCATCGAGAAGAGCTGGGGCTGGAGCCGCCCGGCCGCCGCCGCCTTGATCCTGCCGTTCCTGGTGATCGACGTCGCATTCTTTACCGCGAACCTGCTGAAGCTCTTCAGTGGCGGCTATATGCCGGTGCTGCTGGCCATCGCCCTGGTTGTCCTGATGGCGACCTGGGTGCGCGGCACCCGGATCCTGTTCGACAAGACCCGCAAGACCGATGTCCCGCTGCTCGAGCTGGTCGCGATGCTTTCCAAAAGCCCGCCCGTCCGGGTCAAGGGCATGGCGGTGTTCCTGACCAGCGACCCGCAGACGGCGCCGGCGTCGCTGCTGCACAACCTGAAGCACAACAAGGTGCTGCATGATCGCAACGTCATCCTGACCGTGCGCTCGGCCGATACGCCACGCGTCGCCGACGAAGAGCGCGTTCGCCTCTCGCGCATCACCGACGATTTCTGGCGTGTCGAACTGGTCTATGGCTACATGGAGAGCCCGAACGTGCCCAAGGGGCTCGCCATGCTGCGCAAGCAGGGCTTCAAGTTCGACATCATGTCGACCTCGTTCTTCCTGTCGCGGCGCTCGATCAAGGCCTCGCCGCAATCGGGCATGCCGATCTGGCAGGACAAGCTTTATATCACCCTGACCAAGAGCGCGACGGACGCGACCAGCTTCTTCCAGATCCCGACGGGACGCGTGGTCGAGGTCGGGACGCAGGTGACGGTGTAG
- a CDS encoding transcriptional repressor, producing MMKMQPHAHAHDGHDHAACRHAQDHQRHAAEALARAEKLCRERGLRLTPIRRKALEALHADHRPVGAYDLADRISPPGGRRLAPISVYRALDFLVEQGFVHRLSSRNAYVACLHGHGASDVVAFLICETCGGVDEDSSPAMRQAVAAIVQGRQFVPSHQVVEIVGRCDHCRSAHPHE from the coding sequence ATGATGAAAATGCAGCCACACGCCCACGCGCATGACGGCCATGACCATGCGGCCTGTCGCCATGCCCAGGATCACCAGCGTCATGCCGCGGAAGCGCTGGCGCGGGCCGAGAAGCTCTGCCGGGAGCGCGGCCTGAGACTGACGCCGATTCGGCGCAAGGCCCTAGAGGCCCTGCATGCCGACCATCGCCCGGTCGGCGCCTATGATCTGGCCGATCGCATCTCGCCGCCCGGTGGCCGGCGTCTCGCACCGATCTCGGTCTATCGCGCCCTGGATTTCCTGGTCGAGCAGGGGTTCGTGCACCGCCTGAGCTCGCGCAATGCCTATGTCGCCTGTCTGCACGGTCACGGCGCCAGCGACGTTGTCGCCTTCCTGATCTGCGAGACCTGTGGCGGCGTCGACGAGGATTCCTCGCCGGCCATGCGTCAGGCGGTGGCGGCGATCGTGCAAGGGCGACAATTCGTGCCCTCGCATCAGGTCGTCGAGATCGTCGGTCGCTGCGACCATTGCCGGAGCGCACATCCCCATGAATGA
- the ispG gene encoding flavodoxin-dependent (E)-4-hydroxy-3-methylbut-2-enyl-diphosphate synthase produces MNETVLTAALADVAGPRPRRYTVPVKVGAVEVGGGAPIVVQSMTNTDTADIAATVGQVAALARAGSELVRITVDRDEAAAAVPHIRERLDILGIDVPLVGDFHYIGHKLLTDHPACAEALAKYRINPGNVGFKDKKDRQFGQIVELAIKHGKAVRIGANWGSLDQELLTALMDENASSPQPLDARAVMREAMVQSALLSAQRAEEIGLAKDRIILSAKVSGVQDLIAVYRTLAERGDYAIHLGLTEAGMGSKGLVASSAALGILLQEGIGDTIRFSLTPEPGGDRTLEVKASQELLQTMGFRAFVPLVAACPGCGRTTSTVFQELARDIQNWISSSMPDWKTRYPGVEMLNVAVMGCIVNGPGESKHADIGISLPGTGEVPTAPVFVDGKKVATLRGAGIASEFKDMVNAYIERRYGMRADAAE; encoded by the coding sequence ATGAATGAAACGGTTCTTACGGCCGCGCTTGCCGATGTCGCCGGGCCGCGACCGCGCCGCTACACAGTTCCGGTGAAGGTCGGAGCCGTCGAGGTGGGCGGCGGCGCGCCGATCGTCGTGCAGTCGATGACGAATACCGATACTGCCGATATCGCGGCCACCGTCGGGCAGGTCGCCGCGCTTGCGCGTGCGGGGTCCGAGCTCGTTCGCATCACCGTCGATCGTGACGAGGCTGCGGCTGCCGTGCCGCATATCCGCGAGCGCCTCGATATCCTCGGCATCGACGTGCCGCTGGTCGGCGATTTCCACTATATCGGCCACAAGCTGCTGACGGATCACCCCGCCTGCGCGGAGGCGCTGGCAAAATACCGGATCAATCCCGGTAATGTCGGCTTCAAGGACAAGAAGGACCGGCAATTCGGCCAGATCGTCGAACTCGCGATCAAGCATGGCAAGGCAGTCCGTATCGGCGCCAACTGGGGCTCGCTCGATCAGGAACTGCTGACCGCGCTGATGGACGAGAACGCCTCCTCCCCGCAGCCGCTCGATGCACGGGCAGTGATGCGCGAGGCCATGGTGCAGTCGGCCTTGCTCTCGGCTCAACGGGCCGAAGAGATCGGTCTGGCCAAGGACCGCATCATCCTTTCGGCCAAGGTCTCGGGCGTGCAGGATCTGATCGCAGTCTACCGGACGCTTGCCGAGCGCGGCGACTATGCCATCCATCTCGGCCTGACCGAAGCGGGCATGGGGTCGAAGGGGCTGGTCGCGTCCTCGGCTGCGCTCGGTATCCTGCTGCAGGAAGGCATTGGCGACACTATCCGCTTCTCGCTGACCCCGGAGCCCGGCGGCGACCGGACGCTGGAGGTCAAGGCGTCGCAGGAATTGCTGCAGACCATGGGGTTCCGCGCCTTCGTGCCGCTGGTCGCGGCCTGTCCCGGCTGCGGCCGCACGACATCGACGGTGTTCCAGGAACTGGCGCGGGATATCCAGAACTGGATTTCCTCCTCGATGCCGGACTGGAAGACCCGCTATCCCGGCGTCGAGATGCTGAACGTCGCGGTGATGGGCTGCATCGTGAATGGGCCGGGCGAATCCAAGCATGCCGATATCGGCATCTCGCTGCCGGGAACCGGCGAGGTCCCGACCGCTCCGGTCTTCGTCGACGGCAAGAAGGTCGCGACATTGCGCGGCGCCGGAATCGCATCCGAATTCAAGGACATGGTCAACGCCTATATCGAGCGACGCTACGGGATGCGCGCCGATGCGGCGGAGTGA